The region CGGGGCGCGACTCTGGGCCATGATCGACCCCGCCACCACCCGCGCCTATCCCGCACGATAGGAAGGGCTCCTTCCTGTCGTCTTCGCATAGGAAGGAGCCCCTTCTGACACTTGTCAGATGTCCAGGCCGGTCGGGGGCTTGAGCGAGTCGGCGTCGACGAACTCCAGGTGCTCGGCGGTGCGGGCGGCCTCGGCGCGACTCATCACGGCCTGGGCCATCGCCCCGACAGCCCAGCCGATCGCCGCACCGGCCAGCCCGGCCCCGATCAGCCAACCCCAGGGCAGCCCCGGTCGTCGGCCGGCGAGGGCGTCCACGGCCGAGGTGGCCCGGTGCCACGCCTCGTTGGCGACCGGTGCGACCCGGTCGCCGGCCCCGTCCGCGAGGTGCGCGGTGGCGCGCTTCGCCGAAAGTACGCTGTCCCGGGCCAGGTCCCCGGCCGAGTTGACCGTGGAGAGCACCTGCTCCCAGGCGTGATCGGCGATTCGTTCGGGCTTGCTACGGCGGTCCAGCAGACTGGTTCCGAACATGGTGCTACCTCCTCGGGTGCCGACAGCAGCGAGCGCTCTGGATAGCGGCATCTGTTCGGCGGTCGGTTTTCTCTCTCCGAGGTGCCCGGACATGCTTCCCGGCAAACGCGGCCGATGGTAGGAACTGACATCCTCTCCGCTCCAAAGGGTGGAGATTCCCTCCGCGTGTGGGACACGCGGCGTCCGGGCGGGTTACCGCTTCGCCGCGCGGCCCTGGCAGCCCTCCCAGCGCGGGCCTTCACCCCCGCCCTGAAGGGCGGAGCGTCGGCCCGCGCAACCGGTGGCGGCCGTACCTGATCAGCGGAGGGCGACCACCGCGGCCGGCAGCGCGAAGTCGTCGTCATCGTCATCGTCGTCGTCACCGGCGGGGCCGAAACCGCAGGCGAGCATCAGGGCGAGCAGGGCGCCGACACCGGCTAGGCCGAGCAGCTTCTTCAACATGATCAGTCTCCCTCGACTTGGCGGACCGGACGGAACGGCCGGAGGTGCTGGATCGGTACCGGTGGAACGTGCTGATCGGTGCGGGTGGAACGAAGATCGATGGTGTGGACATCGACCGGGTGGGGGCCGGTTCGGGCCGATGGTAGTGCTGCCCGTCCACCCCGATGGGGCCCAAGTAGGCGGGGTGTGCGGTGATCATGCTGGCCAGCGCGGGTGTGGAGAGGTCAGCCGCCACGCCGACGCCGACCGGCACGCTAGCGACTGGCTCGCTCGTCCCGCCGGTTAGGCTGACGGATGTCATGGGGCCGGATTGGCCTCGTGGAGCACGAGAACATATGGTGGCGATTGCCCGGATAGATGCTGTTTTGGGGGGTTCTTCGCATAGATTGCCCCTCCGGAAGGGTGGCGACCGAGGCCATGGGAGGAATACTCTCGGTCGCGGCCCGCGTACTGATGAGGCGCCCGGACACGGGCGAGTGGAGGTGCTCCCGCGTGAGCCTGTCGATCGTCCAGTCGACCCTGCCAGACGGAGTAGTGGAGATCGCCCCCCGTGGAGAGATCGATGTCGACACGGCGTACGAGGTACGTGAGGCGATTGCCGGGGTGCTGACCAAGAGTCGGCCCGCCCGGATCGAGCTCAACATGCGACTTGTCAGCTTCATCGACTCAGTGGGCATCAGCGCGATGGTCGCTGGGTTCCAGACCGCTGAGGTCAGCGGCGTGAAGCTGGTGGTCACCGAACCGAGCCGGTTCGTGCACCGGCAACTGTGGGTTACCGGTCTGCTCGGCCTCTTCGGCGCGCCGGAGCCCTACTTCTCGGGTGCCTCCTCGGCACCCGAGGCACCGGTTGCCGGCGGCTGAGTCGCGTCTGGCCTACCCCTGATCGCATCGAGGTCAGAGAGATCCACGTCGTAGGCCTCGGTGATCGCTCGGATCGCGGTCACCGAGGCGTACCCGTCGGCGAGCCAGGCGACGTCCGTACCCCGCTCCACCGGCTGGCCCGACTCCTCCAGCGCGGTCTGGATGAATCCGTGCCCCATCTCGGCCACGGTCATCTGGACCTGACCGAAGCCGGCCAGCGAGCCCCGTCGGATACCTCGCAACTGCTCGTACGGGATGTCCGGCGAGTTGACGTTGAGTACGCACTCCAGCGGCACGGAGGTCAGCCGGGGCAGTAGATCCAGCGCCACCCGAGCGGCGGTACCCCAGTGGCGGGCGTCGTCGTGCCCGTGATCCGCCGCCACCGCCGCGCCACCGCTGGCGGCGGTAGCCGTGGTGGCGGAGAGCACGTCGAGCGAGACCGCCATCGCCCGGCAGCCGTTGGCCGCCGCGGTGAACGCCGCGCCCACCGTGCCCGAGTGCAGGATCGCCCGGCCCGCGTTGGCACCCCGGTTGACCCCGGAGAGCACCACCGTCGGGGGTGGTCCGAACGCCCCGTGAATGGCGATCAGCGTGATGAAACCCGGGGAGCCGGCGACGCCGTACGACGGAACTCCGGGCAGATCGTCGACGGTGCGTTCCTCGACGACCACCCGGCCCTCCTCCTCGACCGCGGTCATCCCGGCGCTGGTACCACTGGCCTCGGTCGCGGGCGCCGCGATCACGACGTCCAGACCCCGGGCGACCGCTGCCTCGGCCAGCCACCGGATGCCAGGGGCGGCGATGCCGTCGTCGTTGGTGATCAATATGCGCATGGTCATCCCGGATTCGTCCGACCGGCGAACTGGTCCGGCGTCATCCGTTCCTGCCGGTCCGCCCCGATCGGTGCGAGCCGGACCCGGTCGACCAGCCCGGCGATGGCGTCCGGGCGGCCGGTACCCAGGCCGTGCCGGGTCACGTTGAGCGCGCCGGCCGCCGCTCCGGTGCGTACCGCGAGTGGCATGTCGCCGCCCCGGGCGAGCACGGCGGCCACCCCGGCGGTCAGCGAGTCGCCGGCTCCGCGCGGATCCGCCGCCTGCAATCGGGGCATGTGCACCTCGTAGACCTCCCCGTCGATCAACGCGAGGGCGGGATCCCCGGCACGGCTGACCACCACCGACTCCGCCCCCTCGGTGTGCAGTTGGTGCATCGTTTCGACGAGTTCCTCCTCGCTGTCGTTGGCCGCCCGGCCGTCGGCGATCAACTCCTCGTGGCTGATCTTGAGGAAGAAGAGCCCGCTGTCGAGGACCGCACCGAGATGCTCGCCGGAGAGGTCGGCCACCACCAGACTGCCGTTCCCTCCGAGGTCGGCGGCGAGCCGCCGGTAGGTGTCGGCCGGGGCCAGGGAACGGTTGCCGGGGCCGCTGAGCACGCTCACCCGGGCGCACAGTCCCTCGCCGAGAGCCAGGTTGTACAGCTCGTCCAATTCGTGTCGGCTCAGCGGATGTCCCGGTACGTCCGCGACCTCCTGTCGAGTGCCACTGCGCCGGTCGTGTACGTACCCGCCGCTGCTGGACTCCCGGCGGACCACCTTCAGGTCGACGCCCTCACTGGCCATCAGCGGTTCGAGCACCTGACCGATCTCGCCGCCCAGGCTGGCGCAGAGCACCACCGGGGTGCCGAGCGAGGTGATCATCCGGGCCTGCCAGATGCCCTGTCCGCCGGGGTGCAGGTGCATCTCCGCCTCGCCGTTGGTCTGGTCGAGGGTCACCGTCAGCTGTGGTGCCGGCGCGAAGACCATCACGTGGTCACTCATGAGGAGTCGTTTCCCTGCCTGGCGTCGCTCATGCGGCAGGTGCGGCGTATCCCTGCCGCGATTCGAGGTTGACAGCGTGCGCCGAGGAACCTATGTTTAACGTGTTCGTTAATTAACAAGGAGGCTAAATGCGGTGGCCAGCGACCGCCTGAGCGTCATCTTCGCGGCACTGGCGGACCCGACCCGCCGGGCGATCCTCACCCGGCTCGCGGAAGGTGACGCCACTGTCTCGGAACTCGCGGAACCGTTCTCGATCAGCCTGCCGGCGATCTCGCGGCACCTGAAGGTGCTCGAACAGGCCGGGTTGATCACCCGAAGCCGTACGGCCCAATGGCGCTCCAGCAGTCTCAACGCCGAACCGCTTCGGGAAGCCACGGAGTGGATGGAGCGGTACCGACAGTTCTGGGACGCCAACTTCGAACGGCTGGACGCCCACCTGCGGCGAATCATGCAGGCGCAGCAGGACGAACCGGCAGCACCTCAGACCAACCGAGCAGAATCCGAAGGGAAAACGTCATGACCCAGGCGAAGCCCGACCAGGAACTGGTCATCACCCGGATCTTCAACGCGCCGCGGGAGCTGGTCTACCGCGCCTTCACCGACCCCGACCAGCTGGTGCAGTGGTTCGGGCCGGTGGGCTTCTCGGTGCCCCGCGAGACCGTCGACCTCGACGTCCGTGTTGGCGGGCATCAGCGGTTCACCATGGTCAGCGACGAGGACCCGAACATGGCCTCGCCGGTCGCCGCCCGGTTCACCGAGGTCATCGAGAACGAACTGATCGTGGGCACCGAGGACTGGGAGGGGGTACCCGGTCAGCAGGAGAGTAGCGGCATGTACCTGCGGATCGAGTTCCACGACGAGGGTGGGAAGACGCGTCTCGTACTGCGTCAGGGGCCGTACACCGCGGAGATGGTGCAGATGGCCACCGCCGGTTGGGAAAGCTCCTTCACCAAGCTCGACCCGCTGCTCGCCAGCTGAACGGCGACACTCGTTCGTACGCTGGGGTGAGTGCGAGCCCCGTTCGTGCGCTGGCTGGTCGCGGTCTTCCTTCGGGCGCTGGTGGAAGCGTCTTTGCTGCCGCGTCGTGCCGCGTCGTGCCGCGTCGTGCCGCCCGTCCCCGGCCGGATCTCCGGTCCGGGGGCGGGCGTGGGGGACTCAGCCGGTGGGGGAGAGGTAGAGCAGGCGGTTGGGCGAGCCGGTGCCGGGGTTGGTCACCACCCCGATGGTGGCGGTGCTGGCCAGGTAACTCTGCACCTGGGCCGGCGTCCAGGTCGGGTTGTTGCTCAGCACCCGGGCGGCGGCACCAGCCAGGTGCGGTGCCGCCTGCGACGTGCCGCTCAGGCTGTTGGTGGCGCTGATGCTGGTGTGCCAGGTCGAGGTGACCGTTACGCCGGGCGCGAAGAAGTCCAGGCAGGGGCCGAAGTTCGACCAACTCGCCCGAGCGTCGGAGCTGGTGGTGGCACCGACCGTGATTGCGTTCGGGGTCGAGCCGGGCGAATAGTTGCAGGCGTT is a window of Micromonospora polyrhachis DNA encoding:
- a CDS encoding STAS domain-containing protein; the protein is MSLSIVQSTLPDGVVEIAPRGEIDVDTAYEVREAIAGVLTKSRPARIELNMRLVSFIDSVGISAMVAGFQTAEVSGVKLVVTEPSRFVHRQLWVTGLLGLFGAPEPYFSGASSAPEAPVAGG
- the surE gene encoding 5'/3'-nucleotidase SurE, whose translation is MRILITNDDGIAAPGIRWLAEAAVARGLDVVIAAPATEASGTSAGMTAVEEEGRVVVEERTVDDLPGVPSYGVAGSPGFITLIAIHGAFGPPPTVVLSGVNRGANAGRAILHSGTVGAAFTAAANGCRAMAVSLDVLSATTATAASGGAAVAADHGHDDARHWGTAARVALDLLPRLTSVPLECVLNVNSPDIPYEQLRGIRRGSLAGFGQVQMTVAEMGHGFIQTALEESGQPVERGTDVAWLADGYASVTAIRAITEAYDVDLSDLDAIRGRPDATQPPATGASGAEEAPEK
- a CDS encoding 1-phosphofructokinase family hexose kinase, which produces MSDHVMVFAPAPQLTVTLDQTNGEAEMHLHPGGQGIWQARMITSLGTPVVLCASLGGEIGQVLEPLMASEGVDLKVVRRESSSGGYVHDRRSGTRQEVADVPGHPLSRHELDELYNLALGEGLCARVSVLSGPGNRSLAPADTYRRLAADLGGNGSLVVADLSGEHLGAVLDSGLFFLKISHEELIADGRAANDSEEELVETMHQLHTEGAESVVVSRAGDPALALIDGEVYEVHMPRLQAADPRGAGDSLTAGVAAVLARGGDMPLAVRTGAAAGALNVTRHGLGTGRPDAIAGLVDRVRLAPIGADRQERMTPDQFAGRTNPG
- a CDS encoding ArsR/SmtB family transcription factor, producing MASDRLSVIFAALADPTRRAILTRLAEGDATVSELAEPFSISLPAISRHLKVLEQAGLITRSRTAQWRSSSLNAEPLREATEWMERYRQFWDANFERLDAHLRRIMQAQQDEPAAPQTNRAESEGKTS
- a CDS encoding SRPBCC family protein, coding for MTQAKPDQELVITRIFNAPRELVYRAFTDPDQLVQWFGPVGFSVPRETVDLDVRVGGHQRFTMVSDEDPNMASPVAARFTEVIENELIVGTEDWEGVPGQQESSGMYLRIEFHDEGGKTRLVLRQGPYTAEMVQMATAGWESSFTKLDPLLAS